A section of the Candidatus Thioglobus autotrophicus genome encodes:
- a CDS encoding FAD-binding protein — protein MSTNIAKLQEEIKASDALHITSDWLNHTGIEEYFSEELVLTVKASTPIAEICDVLAKNDQVLPFYIEDKNQSIGAAYANGAQDLSDSVLGVQIIDGSGELLNFGGQVMKNVAGYDVARMLVGSKGQLAVITQISFKVMPSQYVGQLKSRPKTVQRSALRTEIEARLKTVFDPRGIFN, from the coding sequence ATGTCAACTAATATTGCAAAATTACAAGAAGAAATTAAAGCCTCTGATGCACTGCATATTACGAGTGACTGGCTTAATCATACGGGCATTGAAGAATATTTTTCAGAAGAGTTGGTACTCACAGTAAAAGCCAGTACACCTATTGCTGAAATTTGCGATGTGCTGGCTAAAAACGACCAAGTTTTGCCATTTTACATTGAAGATAAAAATCAAAGCATTGGCGCTGCTTATGCTAACGGTGCACAAGATTTATCTGACAGTGTTTTAGGTGTGCAAATTATTGACGGCTCAGGTGAGTTGTTAAATTTTGGTGGACAGGTGATGAAAAACGTTGCAGGTTATGATGTAGCACGAATGCTGGTTGGCTCAAAAGGGCAGTTGGCAGTGATTACCCAAATTAGCTTTAAAGTGATGCCTAGTCAGTATGTGGGCCAGCTTAAATCTCGCCCTAAGACTGTTCAGCGCTCAGCACTACGAACAGAAATTGAGGCTCGCTTAAAAACTGTGTTTGACCCAAGAGGAATATTTAACTAA